In the Nocardioides marmotae genome, GTGCCCGTGGCCTTGTGGTCTCCGGGTTGGTGGCGCGGGCGCGGGCGCGTCCGCCGGCCGCGGGTGGTGCGGTGTAGAAGGACTTTGAGAAAGACGTGGTTGCGCGCCGTCGTGGTCGAGGCACCTGGGCGCGGTTGCTTCTCGGGTCGCGGTGGGCGCGGGTCGACCGCTGTGGTTGCGGTGGTCGAGGGATCGGACTGCGGGGCGGGCCTGGTTTCTCAGCTGGTCGGTCTACGTCCGCCGGTGGAACGCGACCTTCCCGCCGGGGAGGTGGGTGGTCTCGAAGGCCGGGTCGTGAATCCGGGCGTGGTGACGCGGACAGAGGTTGCGCGCGTTGGCCAGGTCGCTCTTCCCACCGTGTGACCAGGGCTCGTCGTGGTGGGCGTGGCACAGGTGGGCGGGCCAGTCACAGCCCTCTGCGGTGCAGGTGGGCTGGGTGAGGTTGAGCCCGCGGCGCTGGGCGCCGGAGAACAGTCGCGTCTTCCGGCCGAGGTCCAGCAGCTCGGACCTGCTGCCCAGCACCGCCGGGATCAATCCGGCTTCGCAGGCCAGTCGGCGGGCGGTCGCCGCGGAGATGACGCGTCCGTCGTCGAGCACCCCCGGCGCCAGCCCACCCATCAGCGAGTCGAGGTCGAGGGTGACCACGACGGTCGCGTTCAGTCCGCCGACCTTCGGGAGTCGGTCGGTGGGGAGGCGTTCGAGGAGCTCGCAGAACGCATCCCCCATCCGCTCGGGCGAGGGCCGGCGCTCGATCTCCTCGGCCGCGTCGGGGTCGGGGTCCTTGGTGGCGGCCTGGTGCTTCGGTGCGGCGTACGCGAGGAGGGTCTTGTGGAGCATCGCGGCGTGCAGCTCGGGGATCGAGAACTTCCCGCGCACCGAGCCCCTTCCGTCCGGGCACATCGTCAGCCAAGCAGCGGCGCGTGCTTCACGCTCTTCGCGCTCCAAAGCACGTGCATCCCGGGCCTCGCCGATCTCGGGCGCGACGACGGTGAGGACGTGCTTGGCGAGGACCGCCAGCGTCTTCGGGTCCAGGTGGGCGGCCTCGTCGAGCAGGTGCTGCTCGGCCCGCGCCGGGACGGTCGGGTCCTCCAGGTCCTCGGGCAGCCGGTCGACACACGAGGTGATCACCCGGGCGTGTTCAGCCGAGATCGCTCCCTCGACCAGGGCAGCGGATGTTGGCGAATGCCGGTCCAGGGACTCCGCCAACCGGGCCCGGCCCTTGGCCACCCGCCGTTCCTGGCGGGTCCGGTTGGCCCACCACGAGGCCGTGTCGGTCGCACCGGCGCGTTCGCCGGCGTGA is a window encoding:
- a CDS encoding HNH endonuclease signature motif containing protein translates to MTKDSRHHAHTVCRAVAKSRRKTRQAATADLWSMSDEDVEATLLEAEKLRAQADALALRLVAEADRRHAGERAGATDTASWWANRTRQERRVAKGRARLAESLDRHSPTSAALVEGAISAEHARVITSCVDRLPEDLEDPTVPARAEQHLLDEAAHLDPKTLAVLAKHVLTVVAPEIGEARDARALEREEREARAAAWLTMCPDGRGSVRGKFSIPELHAAMLHKTLLAYAAPKHQAATKDPDPDAAEEIERRPSPERMGDAFCELLERLPTDRLPKVGGLNATVVVTLDLDSLMGGLAPGVLDDGRVISAATARRLACEAGLIPAVLGSRSELLDLGRKTRLFSGAQRRGLNLTQPTCTAEGCDWPAHLCHAHHDEPWSHGGKSDLANARNLCPRHHARIHDPAFETTHLPGGKVAFHRRT